TGGGAGGGGGCTTGCTCCCGATAACGGCGGATCAGTAAACATTTAAGTGACTGACACACTGCTATCGGGAGCAAGTCGAATCGTCGCACCGCCCCTCCCATATTTTGACCGCGCTTATCAGTCTTCGAGGGCTCGCACTCGCTGCATGCGTTTCTGTTCCAGCGGTGCATCAGCCACCTGCAGCTCAAAATCAAAATCAATCTGCGCGAGGCGCCCTTGCACCCCAAACTCCCGCGCCAGTTGCTGGTCGTCACTGAAGCGGATCTCGGCGATCAATTCATCGCGTGTCGCATACGCAAAGTCGTCGTGCAGGTAGGGGTCGTCCGACAGGTTGATCTGCGTGGTCAGGTGCCGATAGCCCGGCGCCGAGATGAAGAAGTGGATATGCGCCGGCCGCTGCCCATGGCGCCCCAGTTGGTCGAGCAACTGCTGGGTCGGACCGGTCGGCGGGCAGCCGTAGCCCGACGGCACGATGCTGCGAAAACGGTAGTTGCCCTGGGCATCGGTCTGGATACGGCGGCGCAGGTTGAACTCCGATTGAGTGCCATCGAACCAGGAATAAGTGCCGCCGGTATTGGCCTGCCACACATCGACAATCGCGCCGGCCAACGGTTTGCCATTGGTATCGCGCACCTGGCCGCGCATGAACAGCGGCACTGCGGCGTCGGTCCCATCATCCAAGCGCGCTTCGTACTGGGAGAGTGGCGCGCCGGCTACGTACAGCGGGCCTTCGATGGTGCGCGGAGTGCCGCCGGTCTTGCCGGCCTCTTCATCGGCGGCATCCATCAACATGTCCAGGTAATGCTCCAGGCCCAGCCCGGCGACGAGTAGCCCGGCCTCTTGGTTCTTGCCCAGTTCGTTGAGGTAGTTGACTGCCTTCCAGAACTCTTCGGGCGTCACCTCCAGGTCTTCGATGATGTTCACGGTGTCGCGCAATATGCGGTAGATCAGCGCCTTGGTGCGCGGGTTACCGCCGTCATTAAGGTTGCCGCTGGCTTCTTCGAGAAACTGTTGGGCATGGGCAGTCTGGGACAGTCGAATGGACATGGTGCACTCCTCATCTTGTAGTTATCAGGTGTAGGACCGGCTTAACGGTCGTCCTCATGGATCGACGAAGGGTGGCGGCACAGGGCGTTCACTTCGATGGCCATGTAAGGGTAAAGCGGCAGTTGCATCAGCAGGTCATGCAGTTCCTGCACGCTATCGACATCGAACACGCTGTAGTTGGCGTAAAGCCCGGCAATGCGCCACAGGTGGCGCCATTTGCCCTCCTGTTGCAACCGCTGGGCAAGCGCTTTTTCGTCGGCCTTGAGGTGGGCGGCGCGCTCGGGGTTCATGTCGACGGGCAGGTTCACAGTCATTTTTACGTGGAACAGCATGGCGGGCGCCTCTTAGTGTTTATCACGGCGGAAGAACGCCAGGCGCTCTTCGTCGATGGCCAGGCCCAGGCCCGGCGCGGTGGAGACATGCAGATGGAAATCGCGGTACACCAGCGGCTCGGTGAGGATGTCTTCGGTGAGCAAAAGCGGGCCGAACAGCTCGGTATCCCAAGCCAGTTTGTTCAGGGTCAGGAAGGCGTGGGCCGAGGCCAGGGTGCCGATACCGCCCTCCAGCATGGTGCCGCCGTACAGGCCGATACCCGCCGCTTCGGCAATGGCCGCCGTGCGCAATACGGCACGCGGGCCGCCATTCTTGGCGATCTTGAGCGCAAACACCGAGGCCGCACCGTCACGGGCCAGGTTGAAGGCATCTTCGACACACTCGATGGACTCATCGGCCATGATCGGCGCCGGGCTCGACAGGTTCAGCCGCGCCATGCCGCCACGGTTGTTGCGCGAGATCGGCTGCTCGATCAGGTCGATGCCGTTATCGCCCAACACCTTGCACGCCCGCAGCGCCACGGCTTCGTCCCAGGCCTGGTTGACGTCGACGCGCACACTGGCGCGCTCACCCAGGGCCTTCTTGATCGCGATGACGTGGGCCAGGTCGCGGCTGACTTCACCGGCACCGATC
This region of Pseudomonas asgharzadehiana genomic DNA includes:
- the catA gene encoding catechol 1,2-dioxygenase — protein: MSIRLSQTAHAQQFLEEASGNLNDGGNPRTKALIYRILRDTVNIIEDLEVTPEEFWKAVNYLNELGKNQEAGLLVAGLGLEHYLDMLMDAADEEAGKTGGTPRTIEGPLYVAGAPLSQYEARLDDGTDAAVPLFMRGQVRDTNGKPLAGAIVDVWQANTGGTYSWFDGTQSEFNLRRRIQTDAQGNYRFRSIVPSGYGCPPTGPTQQLLDQLGRHGQRPAHIHFFISAPGYRHLTTQINLSDDPYLHDDFAYATRDELIAEIRFSDDQQLAREFGVQGRLAQIDFDFELQVADAPLEQKRMQRVRALED
- the catC gene encoding muconolactone Delta-isomerase, with the protein product MLFHVKMTVNLPVDMNPERAAHLKADEKALAQRLQQEGKWRHLWRIAGLYANYSVFDVDSVQELHDLLMQLPLYPYMAIEVNALCRHPSSIHEDDR
- a CDS encoding muconate cycloisomerase family protein, whose protein sequence is MPICAIESIETIIVDLPTIRPHKLAMHTLQNQTLVIIRIRCADGIEGIGESTTIGGLSYGNESPDSIKINIDRHFAPLLVGQDASNINAAMLRLERSIRGNTFAKSGVESALLDALGKRLNLPVSELLGGRVRDALPVAWTLASGNTEQDIAEAEKMLDLRRHRIFKLKIGAGEVSRDLAHVIAIKKALGERASVRVDVNQAWDEAVALRACKVLGDNGIDLIEQPISRNNRGGMARLNLSSPAPIMADESIECVEDAFNLARDGAASVFALKIAKNGGPRAVLRTAAIAEAAGIGLYGGTMLEGGIGTLASAHAFLTLNKLAWDTELFGPLLLTEDILTEPLVYRDFHLHVSTAPGLGLAIDEERLAFFRRDKH